One Triticum dicoccoides isolate Atlit2015 ecotype Zavitan chromosome 4B, WEW_v2.0, whole genome shotgun sequence genomic window carries:
- the LOC119291263 gene encoding uncharacterized protein LOC119291263 isoform X1 has translation MASPPAPPPLPARPLFTAAEFNAARSPSASSSSSNPSSLTHHQYAIPPPTISLADTIADVAPFIPISLDLAAHNYYHWRHLFHIHPGRCGLRHHIHPSSVPQPASPRWVKDDLTIIQWIYTRISTELFNLVSNDDATAADLWAALQQLFQDNSDARINALHTELRNITQGDSPVTVFCQRIKSIGDELRQLGDHVDDRVLINALLVGLGEQFEKQVAFIPMLRPYPSFGEVRSLLQLEAQNQARKATRPQVFHATTKSSAPAPSTPSAAPVQPPPGWRPSPNYRGKNPVYRPPQPRSASSSASSSSTPASTPTASTPMAWHQQQDPWTGLVQAWPMPWSAPSPYGAPPAYTGAWSPGHRPATGSPGLLGPRSPAHVYTATTTPTTSGAPMIPPGYALVPYAPGAPSAPSPYAYGQHAPMNMPAPSPTTTSPSWDQAAFIAAMNNFTLNNEGTDWIFDSGASTHMSSTLNFLSACFPSSFSSITIGDGSTIPVSCTGDSYIPYSSKKILLRNILVVPSLITNLISVRQFTIDNQVIVAFDPFGLSMKDLTTGEVLARYNSTGDLYPLHGAPTSTPRAMLASVHLWHRRLGHPNKATLSSLL, from the coding sequence ATGGCCTCTCCGCCGGCCCCTCCACCTCTCCCGGCGCGGCCTCTCTTTACCGCGGCCGAGTTCAACGCCGCCAGATCGCCTtctgcctcctcttcctcctccaacccTAGTTCCCTTACCCACCACCAATATGCCATTCCGCCACCAACAATCTCTCTAGCAGATACAATTGCCGATGTTGCGCCGTTCATACCCATCTCGCTTGATCTGGCTGCCCACAATTACTACCATTGGCGCCATCTCTTCCACATCCACCCTGGCCGCTGCGGTCTACGCCACCATATTCATCCATCCTCTGTCCCGCAGCCTGCCAGTCCTCGTTGGGTGAAGGACGATCTTACGATCATCCAATGGATTTATACTCGGATCTCCACCGAGCTTTTCAATCTTGTCTCCAACGACGACGCCACCGCAGCCGATCTTTGGGCCGCCCTCCAACAACtgtttcaagacaactccgacgccCGCATCAACGCTCTTCACACCGAGCTCCGCAACATCACCCAAGGAGACTCCCCGGTCACCGTCTTCTGCCAGCGGATCAAGTCGATCGGTGATGAACTCCGGCAACTTGGCGATCACGTCGACGACCGCGTTCTTATAAACGCTCTTCTCGTTGGTCTTGGCGAGCAATTCGAGAAACAGGTGGCCTTCATCCCCATGTTGCGGCCCTACCCGTCCTTCGGCGAGGTGCGCTCTCTCCTTCAGCTCGAGGCTCAGAATCAAGCTCGCAAGGCCACTCGTCCGCAAGTGTTTCACGCCACCACCAAGTCTTCGGCGCCAGCTCCATCCACTCCGTCGGCGGCCCCTGTCCAGCCACCTCCAGGCTGGCGCCCGAGCCCTAACTACCGCGGGAAGAATCCCGTCTACCGGCCGCCCCAGCCTCGCTCGGCCAGCTCCTCGGCATCATCATCGTCTACACCGGCCTCTACTCCAACGGCATCTACTCCAATGGCATGGCACCAGCAGCAAGATCCCTGGACCGGGCTGGTTCAGGCGTGGCCCATGCCTTGGTCTGCTCCATCTCCTTACGGCGCTCCTCCAGCATACACGGGCGCCTGGAGCCCGGGCCATCGTCCTGCCACCGGCTCACCTGGTCTCCTCGGACCCCGATCGCCGGCTCACGTCTACACCGCCACTACTACACCGACCACGTCCGGCGCCCCCATGATTCCGCCCGGCTACGCCCTGGTTCCCTATGCGCCTGGTGCTCCTTCGGCTCCGTCACCGTACGCATACGGGCAGCATGCACCAATGAACATGCCTGCTCCCTCTCCTACGACAACATCGCCAAGCTGGGATCAGGCTGCTTTTATCGCCGCCATGAACAATTTCACCCTCAACAACGAAGGTACGGATTGGATTTTCGATTCTGGTGCATCTACGCATATGTCTTCAACTCTGAATTTTTTGTCAGCTTGTttcccttcttctttttcttccattACCATTGGTGATGGTTCTACTATTCCTGTTTCTTGCACCGGTGATTCTTACATCCCCTATTCTTCCAAAAAAATTCTCTTACGTAATATTCTTGTAGTTCCATCCTTAATTACTAATCTTATCTCTGTTCGTCAGTTTACCATTGATAATCAAGTTATTGTGGCATTTGACCCTTTTGGTTTATCTATGAAGGATCTGACAACAGGTGAGGTTCTAGCTCGGTACAATAGCACCGGTGATCTTTATCCACTTCATGGCGCCCCCACTTCCACTCCTCGCGCCATGCTTGCATCAGTTCATCTATGGCATCGTCGGCTTGGCCATCCTAATAAAGCTACACTGTCATCATTGTTATAG
- the LOC119291263 gene encoding uncharacterized protein LOC119291263 isoform X2 — protein MQGMVVSTTSGTELILEEWENYTFHFYTFNKRFAEIGGCCLQFARLLDRNAARALAAVLHSITPSLQFVQSCCPAAEY, from the exons ATGCAAGGAATGGTTGTGTCCACTACTTCAG GCACTGAACTCATCTTGGAGGAGTGGGAAAACTATACCTTTCATTTTTACACG TTCAACAAACGTTTTGCAGAAATTGGTGGTTGCTG TTTGCAGTTTGCACGCCTTCTCGACAGAAATGCAGCACGAGCACTAGCAGCAGTGCTGCACTCCATCACCCCAAGCTTGCAGTTTGTGCAGTCGTGTTGTCCAGCTGCGGAGTATTAG
- the LOC119291267 gene encoding MFP1 attachment factor 1-like, with amino-acid sequence MGPDELPKAAAAEETAPFSFSIWPPTQRTRDAVVRRLVDTLAGDTLLCKRYGAVPAADAEPAARAIEAEAFDAAAVTGGAAASVEEGIEALQLYSKEVSRRLLDFVKSRSAAAKAEPPSEEAPAVKEETSEA; translated from the coding sequence ATGGGCCCCGACGAGCTCCCcaaggccgccgccgccgaggagaCCGCCCCGTTCTCCTTCAGCATCTGGCCGCCGACGCAGCGGACGCGGGACGCCGTGGTGCGGCGCCTGGTGGACACCCTGGCCGGCGACACCCTCCTCTGCAAGCGCTACGGCGCCGTGCCGGCCGCCGACGCCGAGCCCGCCGCGCGCGCCATCGAGGCCGAGGCCTTcgacgccgccgccgtcaccggcgGGGCCGCCGCCTCCGTCGAGGAGGGCATCGAGGCGCTGCAGCTCTACTCCAAGGAGGTCAGCCGCCGCCTCCTCGACTTCGTCAagtcccgctccgccgccgccaagGCCGAGCCTCCCTCGGAGGAGGCGCCCGCCGTCAAGGAGGAGACCTCCGAGGCCTGA